A region of Planktomarina temperata RCA23 DNA encodes the following proteins:
- a CDS encoding sulfatase-like hydrolase/transferase, which translates to MTKNILFISMDDCAAYWDYRSVFKEKLQTPNLDRICERASVFRAAYCAAPLCDPSRASLMSGIAPHQSGVVSNNDYVFNHISPKQMWSFDLKTHGYFCSSGGKVHHYFGAMDEKYHKVLYDDAPKSFPLFDWTPTKFKSAVALGGHRGGYATTDPGEDSHYYDAHSADSAISFLNSYNDAAPFYREVGFYSPHGPRVTPIRFKDLYNVDNFTRPAEWEQGFSTNDFTKYELRETPELAKSDHSWWQHSVRNYFSAVSHVDYHIGRVWDALQASPHAQNTIVVILSDHGFHLGNLNRFQKKTLWEQAARVPLIVFDPANPQGQEIYDPVSLIDVGPTVLDYTDSVAPRKDSLGKSLRPLIRGRPAPQRAIPTFLQDNVAIRYGKYRLIRYRDGSTQLYNLKKDYWQQKVLGIGHRGFTHMEAQLYETSKEWGFDIPERKLVHPLVPMAEIGKPIPNYGHKNIPHATFMANLNTDTENHAMNTEPLSKHGQKQPLGVLTMVYKDYFFLERWYKYYKDQIGAENIYIYSHGNDPRHREIAPFAHGMNVPRDESFTLFEVNRWRMMGFFASAMLEFYRYMIVSDVDEFVIADPKTGGNVYDYIQKHYLTAQSPKNMSPLGLEIIHIPEHEPLAIEDGESFLSRRRFFRPNRNYSKPCIVGGPVSFGPGGHRNTLGPRHMPEDLYLLHLKYFDLPTIERRAQRQLEILQTAEDSGGIAVNDHPWARTLQNYHAIIQNADFKGTDVELKKFRDRMRTKQTEKFPRQYVWGYFKTKEIYELPQRFSTVL; encoded by the coding sequence ATGACAAAGAATATTCTCTTCATCAGTATGGACGACTGTGCGGCCTATTGGGACTATAGATCCGTATTCAAGGAAAAACTCCAAACGCCGAATCTTGATCGCATCTGCGAACGCGCAAGTGTATTTCGAGCCGCCTATTGTGCTGCCCCATTGTGCGACCCATCACGAGCCAGTCTTATGTCTGGCATAGCCCCGCATCAATCGGGCGTGGTTTCAAACAACGACTATGTCTTCAACCATATTTCCCCAAAACAGATGTGGAGTTTTGATCTAAAGACACACGGGTATTTTTGCTCCTCCGGTGGAAAAGTACATCATTACTTTGGTGCGATGGACGAAAAATATCACAAGGTCTTATATGATGATGCGCCAAAATCATTTCCGCTTTTCGACTGGACCCCGACCAAATTTAAGTCAGCCGTTGCGCTGGGTGGCCATCGCGGCGGATATGCAACCACAGATCCAGGCGAGGATTCACATTACTATGACGCGCATTCAGCCGACTCTGCCATTTCATTTCTGAATTCATATAACGACGCCGCACCGTTTTACCGCGAAGTCGGTTTTTACAGCCCGCACGGCCCTCGGGTGACCCCAATCCGGTTCAAAGACCTCTATAATGTTGATAATTTTACGCGTCCTGCCGAATGGGAGCAGGGATTTTCAACAAATGACTTTACAAAATATGAGCTGCGGGAAACGCCTGAACTGGCGAAGTCAGATCATAGCTGGTGGCAACATAGCGTTCGAAACTATTTTTCCGCTGTTAGCCATGTTGACTATCACATTGGTCGGGTCTGGGATGCGCTTCAAGCTTCACCACATGCTCAAAATACAATCGTTGTCATTCTATCAGACCACGGATTTCACCTTGGAAATCTAAACCGCTTTCAAAAGAAAACTCTTTGGGAACAGGCCGCCAGGGTGCCACTTATTGTTTTTGACCCCGCCAACCCGCAGGGGCAGGAGATTTATGATCCTGTCAGCTTGATTGATGTTGGTCCTACTGTTTTGGATTATACGGACAGTGTAGCACCCCGCAAGGATAGTTTAGGGAAGTCATTACGCCCATTAATTCGCGGCAGGCCCGCACCGCAAAGGGCTATTCCAACCTTCCTCCAAGATAATGTTGCAATTCGCTATGGGAAATATCGCCTTATTAGATATCGCGACGGCAGCACGCAGCTCTATAATCTCAAAAAAGACTACTGGCAGCAAAAAGTTTTGGGGATCGGACATCGCGGATTTACGCATATGGAAGCGCAACTCTACGAGACGTCCAAAGAGTGGGGCTTTGATATCCCAGAGCGAAAATTGGTACATCCGTTAGTGCCCATGGCAGAAATCGGAAAACCCATTCCAAACTACGGCCATAAAAACATTCCCCACGCAACCTTTATGGCAAATCTCAACACGGATACGGAAAACCACGCCATGAACACAGAACCGCTTTCAAAACACGGACAAAAACAGCCACTCGGCGTTTTGACCATGGTATACAAAGACTATTTTTTCTTGGAGCGCTGGTACAAATATTACAAAGATCAAATTGGTGCAGAGAATATCTACATTTATAGCCACGGAAACGACCCGAGGCACCGCGAGATCGCGCCCTTTGCCCATGGCATGAATGTCCCCAGAGACGAGTCATTTACATTATTTGAAGTCAACCGGTGGCGCATGATGGGTTTTTTTGCCAGCGCTATGTTAGAATTTTACCGTTACATGATTGTGTCAGACGTCGACGAATTTGTTATTGCTGATCCGAAAACCGGTGGAAACGTCTATGACTACATCCAAAAACACTACCTGACAGCGCAATCTCCTAAAAACATGTCTCCATTGGGATTGGAGATCATTCATATTCCAGAACACGAGCCACTCGCGATAGAGGATGGAGAAAGCTTCCTGTCGAGACGCCGTTTTTTCCGCCCTAATCGCAATTATTCAAAACCCTGCATCGTGGGCGGACCGGTTTCTTTTGGACCAGGTGGGCACAGAAATACGCTCGGACCCAGGCATATGCCCGAAGATCTTTATCTCTTGCACCTAAAGTACTTCGATCTGCCAACAATTGAGCGGCGCGCGCAACGGCAACTAGAAATCTTGCAAACTGCCGAAGACAGTGGCGGGATTGCGGTCAATGATCACCCTTGGGCACGGACTTTGCAAAATTATCACGCAATTATCCAGAATGCCGATTTCAAAGGAACCGATGTCGAATTGAAAAAATTCCGAGATCGAATGCGAACCAAGCAGACTGAAAAGTTTCCTCGTCAATACGTTTGGGGATACTTCAAGACTAAGGAAATTTATGAGCTACCGCAGCGATTTTCAACTGTTCTGTAG
- a CDS encoding DegT/DnrJ/EryC1/StrS family aminotransferase: MPGFELIGEEERAALNELMDEGGVLFAHGFGPMRKRYHVRELEAAFRDKLGANDALCVSSGTAAIKVALKSLGVTYGDEVITQCFNFIATVEAIVDCGATPVIAGSDETLNMDPTQLEGLITKKTKAIMPVHMLGVPARMNEIKAIAKKYKLPVIEDACEAVGAKYNGQYAGTLGDAGVFSFDFGKTITTGEGGLVILQNAEMAEKSRWYHDHGHMNLEGRPRGLDRAGITGFNYRMSELNAVVGKAQLAKLDYILEESGKRFKVLCDGVTVPAFKKRAIPEEAEPAFDTVIFEVKDKNLRDSTIALLSDMGFGTKNLPDAMNWHCSVFWDHMGFDTRTPAAMETLALLERQIAIPVVLGRSVEDYAALADALNALAD, from the coding sequence ATGCCAGGATTTGAACTGATCGGCGAAGAAGAACGTGCAGCCCTAAATGAATTGATGGATGAAGGTGGCGTTTTATTTGCACATGGTTTCGGACCAATGCGCAAACGCTATCATGTTCGGGAATTAGAAGCAGCGTTTCGTGACAAACTAGGCGCGAATGATGCCCTATGCGTTTCATCAGGTACCGCGGCGATCAAAGTCGCGTTGAAGTCATTGGGTGTTACCTACGGGGACGAAGTAATCACGCAATGTTTCAACTTTATCGCGACGGTCGAAGCCATCGTAGACTGTGGGGCAACGCCCGTGATCGCAGGATCAGATGAGACCTTAAATATGGATCCTACCCAATTGGAAGGATTGATTACAAAAAAGACAAAAGCAATTATGCCGGTTCACATGTTAGGCGTTCCCGCACGTATGAATGAAATCAAAGCCATTGCTAAAAAATACAAACTGCCTGTGATCGAAGACGCCTGCGAGGCCGTTGGCGCAAAATATAATGGTCAATATGCTGGAACGTTGGGTGATGCAGGTGTCTTCAGTTTTGATTTTGGTAAAACAATAACAACTGGCGAAGGCGGCCTTGTGATTTTACAAAACGCTGAAATGGCCGAAAAATCGCGCTGGTATCACGATCACGGCCACATGAATCTAGAGGGTAGACCACGGGGATTAGATCGTGCAGGAATCACAGGCTTCAACTATCGTATGAGTGAATTGAATGCCGTCGTTGGTAAGGCGCAATTGGCAAAACTGGATTACATCTTAGAGGAATCTGGAAAACGCTTCAAAGTATTGTGTGATGGTGTCACGGTCCCAGCGTTTAAAAAACGCGCAATCCCAGAGGAAGCCGAACCTGCGTTTGACACCGTGATTTTCGAAGTCAAAGATAAAAATTTGCGCGATAGCACAATCGCCCTATTGAGTGACATGGGTTTTGGAACAAAAAATTTACCTGATGCTATGAATTGGCATTGCTCGGTATTTTGGGATCACATGGGGTTCGACACACGCACCCCTGCCGCGATGGAAACCCTCGCGCTTTTGGAACGACAAATCGCAATCCCCGTCGTTTTGGGCCGATCGGTCGAAGATTATGCAGCGCTTGCGGATGCATTGAACGCATTGGCAGACTAA
- a CDS encoding DMT family transporter, which yields MDQKTNTVASILFMVTGMATVGVIDNFITYIAVEVSLWQFHFLRSMIAVPAIVGFGLLAGWTLRPLRLWPVLGRNMFLSGAMFVYFGCLGFFPISAVAAGLFTAPVLVMFIDAVWSRRRIGPIRLATACLGFLGTLLVLKPDVGGLGWANLIPVSAGLMYAFGNVATRKWCEGESAVALLWSYMFLMLIFGALGVIYLHVFPGDPSSYLTRGWVWPSASVWMWIAIQAVFSLIGIGFIMKAYLIGEVTYVSIFEYSMLIFASATAWMLFGDRLGALGFVGIGVIIVTGIVIAVRSNAADN from the coding sequence ATGGATCAAAAAACAAATACAGTTGCGTCAATTCTCTTTATGGTGACCGGTATGGCCACTGTTGGAGTGATCGATAACTTCATCACCTATATCGCTGTGGAAGTGAGCCTGTGGCAATTTCACTTTCTGCGCAGCATGATCGCTGTTCCGGCTATTGTAGGTTTCGGTCTGTTGGCTGGCTGGACATTGCGACCCCTGCGCCTATGGCCGGTCTTGGGGCGCAATATGTTCCTGTCTGGCGCCATGTTCGTCTATTTTGGCTGTTTGGGGTTCTTTCCCATTTCGGCCGTGGCGGCTGGCCTTTTCACCGCACCGGTTTTGGTGATGTTCATCGATGCAGTTTGGTCGCGTCGGCGCATTGGGCCAATTCGCCTCGCGACGGCCTGTCTAGGGTTTCTGGGCACGCTTTTGGTGCTCAAGCCCGATGTTGGCGGATTAGGCTGGGCCAATCTGATCCCGGTTTCGGCTGGGCTTATGTATGCTTTTGGCAATGTGGCGACGCGCAAATGGTGTGAAGGCGAAAGCGCTGTGGCCTTGCTTTGGTCCTATATGTTTTTGATGCTGATCTTTGGAGCTTTGGGGGTGATTTACCTTCATGTCTTCCCCGGAGATCCCAGCAGCTATCTCACAAGGGGTTGGGTTTGGCCATCCGCAAGCGTTTGGATGTGGATCGCTATTCAGGCGGTGTTTTCCTTAATTGGTATCGGGTTCATCATGAAAGCCTATCTCATCGGCGAGGTGACCTATGTCTCAATCTTTGAATATTCCATGTTGATTTTCGCCAGCGCCACCGCTTGGATGTTGTTCGGTGATCGCCTTGGAGCCTTGGGGTTTGTCGGCATCGGTGTCATCATTGTTACCGGAATTGTCATTGCTGTTCGTTCGAATGCGGCGGACAATTAG
- a CDS encoding cytidylyltransferase domain-containing protein translates to MVPARAGSKGIPGKNTKIFRDAPLVNWSFAAAKWLSNKLDAQVLCTTDDPKVAELARAMNLLVHNRAKQLANDTASMAEVVLDVCEATNSNNYILLQPTSPLRIKVDLERLVSALEKNPTVVSCTAPAEAPEDIIELSSGPIITGPKTETRQERVREYRFVDGAFYAGCVTNLKNGLGFSPAGTKFVTLSNPIANDIDTPFDWTMAETQHDWLVSQGVEFVRP, encoded by the coding sequence GTGGTACCAGCCCGGGCAGGATCCAAAGGAATTCCTGGAAAAAACACCAAAATCTTTCGCGATGCGCCTTTGGTGAATTGGTCATTTGCTGCTGCAAAATGGCTATCGAACAAATTAGATGCACAGGTTCTATGTACCACTGATGATCCCAAGGTGGCGGAGCTGGCTCGGGCAATGAATTTGTTGGTGCACAATCGGGCCAAGCAGTTGGCCAACGATACAGCCAGCATGGCGGAGGTAGTTCTGGATGTCTGTGAGGCCACGAACTCAAATAATTATATTCTGTTACAACCCACGTCGCCGTTACGGATAAAGGTCGATTTGGAACGACTGGTGTCAGCGTTGGAGAAGAATCCAACGGTCGTATCCTGTACCGCCCCTGCAGAAGCGCCAGAAGATATCATCGAATTATCATCTGGGCCGATCATAACTGGTCCCAAAACTGAAACACGCCAAGAGCGAGTCAGAGAATATCGTTTTGTGGATGGGGCGTTTTATGCTGGCTGTGTAACGAACCTTAAAAACGGGCTAGGTTTTTCACCCGCTGGCACAAAATTCGTAACACTATCCAATCCGATTGCTAATGATATCGATACACCCTTTGACTGGACGATGGCAGAAACCCAGCATGATTGGCTTGTATCGCAGGGAGTGGAATTTGTCCGTCCCTGA
- a CDS encoding GMC family oxidoreductase — protein sequence MSVPEFDLVIVGGGSAGLELARMATRAELNVALIEQGVSSGRHIFQRIPLMVGKIIGNSRFVDVWRSIPLTSAGGFARPILAGRGLGGSSRINGNVAYAGPRHRYAQVYDKIGLNFSDILRELSPGASNAAPRVHTWTDGLSELFLKATVADGARLLDDPDDDFFGASPLHVNTRWGLRHNHLEAFYRQAKKSKLTIVQGTAKELIFTDSRVSGVVLVDGVEIHAQEIIVSAGAIGSPTLLLQSGIGDSAMLRRAGIAGKLDQPHVGRHLKDHANLRIPFSCPEHDTLNQKTRDFKALAEGFKFLTGQSDTILRGPGASAGLNVEWENPYRIQLVHFTQDRSQVGTKGIVFEKVRGASLGMYALWPYSEGSVELTSKELRIDPGFLADQRDMTTTLQALSHARNLIFQMGFAPHSNHIDDETLIRTGVYSGYHLIGSNRMATTARDGVVAPDFRVHGIDGLSICDASVMPDHLSSHSYLATIAQARMLGHQRGWI from the coding sequence TTGTCCGTCCCTGAATTTGACCTCGTGATCGTGGGTGGTGGTTCCGCGGGGTTAGAACTGGCCCGCATGGCAACACGTGCAGAATTGAACGTTGCCTTGATTGAACAAGGTGTCAGCAGTGGGCGTCACATTTTCCAGCGTATTCCATTGATGGTCGGTAAAATTATAGGCAATTCGCGTTTTGTGGATGTTTGGCGATCTATCCCTTTGACGAGCGCTGGTGGATTTGCGCGGCCCATACTCGCTGGGCGAGGGTTGGGTGGATCCTCTCGGATCAATGGTAATGTAGCATATGCTGGGCCCCGCCATAGATATGCCCAAGTCTATGACAAAATTGGGTTAAATTTTTCAGATATCTTACGTGAGTTATCACCAGGAGCATCGAACGCTGCGCCGCGCGTTCACACATGGACAGATGGTCTGAGCGAACTGTTTTTGAAAGCGACGGTGGCTGACGGTGCCCGTTTGCTGGACGACCCTGATGATGATTTCTTTGGAGCATCACCCCTGCATGTGAATACGCGATGGGGTTTAAGACACAACCACTTGGAGGCATTTTACCGCCAAGCCAAAAAGTCAAAGCTCACGATCGTTCAAGGAACCGCAAAAGAATTAATCTTTACCGATAGTCGGGTTTCAGGAGTTGTTTTGGTAGATGGCGTTGAAATACACGCACAGGAAATCATTGTGTCTGCTGGTGCTATTGGATCCCCCACCCTTTTACTACAGTCTGGTATTGGTGATAGTGCGATGCTGCGTCGAGCTGGAATTGCGGGCAAATTGGATCAACCTCATGTTGGTCGACACCTAAAAGATCACGCAAATTTGCGCATCCCGTTTTCTTGCCCCGAACATGATACGCTGAATCAAAAAACCCGTGATTTTAAAGCGTTGGCTGAAGGGTTCAAATTTTTGACGGGTCAGTCTGACACCATTTTGCGCGGCCCAGGTGCATCAGCCGGTTTGAATGTCGAATGGGAAAATCCGTATCGCATTCAATTGGTACATTTCACCCAAGACCGATCACAAGTTGGCACAAAAGGGATCGTATTCGAAAAAGTACGGGGCGCTTCTTTGGGAATGTATGCACTTTGGCCCTATTCCGAAGGGTCGGTTGAATTGACATCAAAGGAATTACGTATTGATCCAGGATTTTTAGCCGACCAGCGCGATATGACAACAACACTGCAGGCGTTAAGCCATGCCCGTAACTTGATTTTCCAAATGGGATTTGCGCCGCATTCCAACCATATCGATGATGAAACATTGATCCGCACTGGTGTATATTCTGGTTATCATTTGATCGGGTCAAACCGTATGGCAACCACAGCGCGTGATGGCGTTGTCGCACCCGATTTTCGAGTCCATGGAATTGATGGCCTTTCGATTTGTGATGCATCTGTGATGCCGGATCATTTGTCATCACACAGCTATTTAGCTACGATCGCTCAAGCCCGGATGTTGGGTCATCAACGGGGCTGGATCTAA
- a CDS encoding AMP-binding protein, which yields MGWMAEETGLDKCQANYVPLTPLSHLQRAASVFAEHIAVVYGSHRATYRQYHARVSQLASALTGLGVEPGDVVATLLPNITAQIEASFGVPACGAVLNTINTRLDVDTLTYIFEHGEAKVVLVDSQFLTPVEAAIAAMSTPAPQIIEVADQEAGFTASGRHLEYETLLTRGDALAPWIMPADEWESLALNYTSGTTGRPKGVVYHHRGAYLMTMGTPISWRMTLQPVFMAIVPLFHCNGWNHTWMMPLLGGTVVGCRDISAKAIYDGIADEGVSHFGGAPIVLNMIVNAADGERRSFDHQVEVFTAGAPPAPATLAAIGQLGFNVTQVYGLTETYGHVVESLWNPAWDALPAEEQSARKARQGIAMPMMDLTTVVDDKGQQIAMDGVTQGEIVMRGNSVMKGYYKNPEATVKAFAGGFFHSEDIAVQHPDGMMQIADRMKDIIISGGENISSIEVEGAIMAHPAVSLCAVVAKPDDKWGEVPCAFVELLEGKSATEAEVIAFVRSRLAGFKTPKRIIFQELPKTSTGKIQKFELRGIAKTA from the coding sequence ATGGGCTGGATGGCGGAAGAGACTGGGTTGGACAAATGCCAGGCAAATTATGTGCCGCTGACGCCTTTGTCGCATCTGCAACGCGCCGCCTCGGTCTTTGCCGAGCATATTGCGGTGGTCTACGGCTCCCATCGCGCCACCTACCGCCAATATCACGCGCGGGTCAGCCAATTGGCCAGCGCTCTGACAGGCCTCGGCGTCGAGCCCGGGGATGTGGTCGCAACGCTGCTCCCCAATATCACAGCGCAAATTGAAGCCAGCTTTGGTGTGCCCGCATGTGGCGCTGTCTTAAACACCATCAACACCCGGCTCGATGTCGACACGCTGACCTATATTTTCGAACATGGAGAGGCCAAGGTTGTTTTGGTCGACAGCCAATTTCTTACCCCGGTGGAGGCGGCAATTGCCGCTATGAGCACGCCCGCGCCGCAGATCATTGAGGTGGCCGATCAAGAGGCTGGCTTCACCGCCTCTGGCCGGCATCTGGAGTATGAAACATTGCTCACCCGCGGCGATGCTCTGGCCCCTTGGATCATGCCGGCGGATGAATGGGAGAGCCTAGCGCTCAATTATACATCCGGCACAACAGGCCGCCCCAAGGGCGTGGTTTATCACCACCGCGGCGCCTATTTGATGACTATGGGCACGCCGATCAGTTGGCGCATGACGCTCCAGCCGGTGTTCATGGCCATCGTGCCTTTGTTTCACTGTAACGGCTGGAACCACACTTGGATGATGCCCCTTTTGGGCGGCACGGTTGTCGGCTGCCGCGATATTTCAGCCAAGGCGATTTATGATGGCATCGCAGATGAAGGGGTAAGCCATTTCGGCGGCGCGCCCATTGTGCTCAACATGATCGTCAACGCCGCAGACGGCGAACGGCGCAGCTTTGATCATCAGGTTGAGGTCTTTACCGCCGGCGCCCCACCAGCACCGGCGACTTTGGCTGCCATCGGCCAATTGGGTTTTAATGTCACACAAGTCTATGGGCTCACCGAGACCTATGGGCATGTGGTGGAATCGCTTTGGAATCCGGCCTGGGATGCTCTGCCCGCCGAAGAGCAATCGGCCCGCAAGGCCCGCCAGGGGATCGCCATGCCGATGATGGATTTGACCACCGTCGTTGATGACAAAGGCCAGCAAATTGCAATGGATGGCGTGACACAGGGCGAAATCGTCATGCGGGGCAACTCGGTCATGAAGGGCTATTACAAAAATCCCGAAGCGACGGTGAAGGCTTTTGCTGGAGGATTTTTTCATTCCGAAGACATCGCCGTTCAGCATCCCGATGGCATGATGCAGATTGCCGATCGGATGAAAGATATCATCATTTCCGGCGGTGAGAATATCTCAAGCATCGAGGTCGAAGGCGCTATAATGGCCCATCCGGCCGTGAGCCTATGCGCCGTTGTGGCCAAGCCCGATGACAAATGGGGCGAAGTGCCCTGTGCCTTTGTTGAGTTGCTTGAGGGAAAATCGGCCACAGAGGCTGAGGTGATCGCCTTTGTGCGTTCCCGTTTGGCCGGGTTCAAAACACCAAAGCGTATCATCTTCCAAGAGCTGCCCAAAACATCCACCGGCAAGATCCAGAAATTCGAGCTCCGGGGCATCGCAAAAACAGCCTAG
- a CDS encoding class I SAM-dependent methyltransferase has product MKSPKIVAKGRPKGDTYYKDIASNYEKKRKKQAWWHVEQEQMAQLLDQLPDGMSVVDIPFGTGRFVPMYRKKGFKISGLDASEDMISTAQKTLGSDFDGIDARVGDAASLPFKDKEFDLLVSTRFLRDIVVFSVAKEILREFARVTKKYAIIQLGHNRKTGFTPHENSPMGGWLSENELTKLLNSYGFEVVEKSLVLEHNDEGTDIYHILCKMAP; this is encoded by the coding sequence ATGAAATCTCCAAAAATTGTGGCCAAAGGTCGGCCAAAAGGCGATACATACTATAAAGATATTGCGAGCAATTACGAGAAAAAGCGCAAGAAACAAGCTTGGTGGCATGTCGAGCAGGAACAAATGGCGCAGCTCCTAGACCAGCTCCCAGATGGAATGTCGGTCGTAGACATCCCTTTTGGAACAGGCCGTTTCGTTCCGATGTACCGTAAAAAAGGGTTTAAAATTTCGGGATTAGATGCGTCTGAAGATATGATTTCGACAGCACAAAAAACATTAGGCTCTGATTTTGATGGAATTGATGCCCGCGTTGGAGATGCAGCGTCTTTACCATTCAAGGACAAAGAATTCGATTTACTCGTAAGCACACGTTTTCTGCGCGATATCGTTGTCTTCAGTGTTGCAAAGGAAATATTGCGTGAGTTTGCACGAGTTACAAAGAAATATGCAATTATCCAACTCGGTCACAACCGCAAAACAGGCTTCACCCCACATGAAAATAGTCCAATGGGAGGCTGGTTGTCGGAAAACGAACTCACCAAGCTCCTTAATAGTTATGGCTTTGAAGTCGTTGAAAAAAGTCTGGTTCTAGAGCATAACGACGAGGGAACAGATATCTATCATATCTTGTGCAAAATGGCACCGTAA
- a CDS encoding AAA family ATPase, producing MLVELLGLPGSGKSTLVKTLLEKSADHAINIETLNQRAERVLQHHKRKRGYIRRKRGRGWFFATFEFAHCYPEIFRIVFENAILQQDRNLDFFDLLAQYHFSKQATDAVGPALSDEGFLHRGSAIFLYPNTYSNIDTYLKHVPCFDTVIHIGCSIDLAIERCKSRPKGLPKRYRSFSEQELSQCYQKLERLHQTCLDHHKDRGGNIIRVDGQKPWAQTTQTILDILSDDGAIGAVPFDIEV from the coding sequence ATGTTGGTTGAGCTCTTAGGTTTGCCCGGTTCTGGCAAATCAACCTTGGTTAAAACATTGCTAGAAAAATCGGCCGACCACGCCATTAATATCGAAACATTAAACCAACGTGCCGAACGTGTTTTGCAACACCATAAAAGGAAACGTGGATATATTCGGCGAAAGAGGGGACGCGGATGGTTTTTCGCGACGTTTGAATTTGCGCATTGCTACCCAGAAATATTCAGAATCGTATTTGAAAATGCAATCTTACAGCAGGACAGAAATTTAGACTTTTTTGATCTCTTGGCTCAATATCACTTTTCCAAACAGGCCACAGACGCCGTGGGTCCTGCACTCTCTGATGAGGGTTTTTTGCACCGAGGCTCAGCGATTTTTCTGTATCCGAACACCTATTCGAATATCGACACCTATCTGAAACATGTCCCATGTTTTGACACGGTCATCCATATTGGATGCTCGATTGATTTGGCGATTGAACGGTGCAAATCGCGCCCCAAGGGGCTGCCAAAACGGTATCGGAGTTTTTCCGAACAGGAATTATCGCAATGTTATCAGAAATTGGAGCGGCTACATCAAACTTGTCTCGACCATCACAAGGACAGGGGGGGCAATATCATTCGGGTAGATGGACAAAAGCCCTGGGCCCAAACAACTCAGACAATTCTGGATATTCTATCTGACGATGGAGCCATAGGCGCCGTCCCTTTTGATATAGAGGTTTAG